In Synechococcus sp. KORDI-52, one genomic interval encodes:
- the xth gene encoding exodeoxyribonuclease III produces the protein MLRVSEPTGSTVQITTWNVNSVRTRLNQVLSWLEKERPDLLCLQETKVDDPLFPVQEFKSAGWHVHIHGQKAYNGVALISREPLDDVRCGFLGELPDDAEAADLGAQKRVISAQLDGVRVVNLYVPNGSSLKSEKYPYKLAWLGCLKRYLEAQEDRGEPLCMVGDFNIGLESRDLPDPNRQTGGIMASDAERKALRAALGERLQDVFRVFEPDSGHWSWWDYRSGAWDRDRGWRIDHIYLCDELLGLARSCVIHKGMRGNQQPSDHAPVSVDLDWPPSDDDDSDDPLF, from the coding sequence GTGAACTCGGTTCGCACGCGATTGAATCAGGTGCTCAGCTGGCTGGAGAAGGAGCGACCGGATCTGCTCTGTTTGCAGGAAACCAAGGTGGATGACCCCCTGTTCCCTGTACAGGAGTTCAAATCCGCTGGCTGGCATGTGCACATCCATGGCCAAAAGGCCTACAACGGCGTCGCCCTGATCAGCCGAGAACCCCTGGACGATGTGCGCTGTGGATTCCTGGGAGAGCTTCCGGATGATGCTGAAGCGGCAGATCTCGGCGCACAGAAGCGCGTCATCAGCGCACAGCTGGATGGCGTCCGCGTGGTGAACCTTTACGTGCCGAATGGATCGAGCCTTAAGTCAGAGAAATACCCCTACAAACTGGCCTGGCTTGGCTGCCTGAAGCGCTATCTCGAGGCCCAGGAGGACCGTGGCGAACCGCTGTGCATGGTTGGCGACTTCAACATCGGCCTGGAATCGCGGGATCTTCCCGACCCCAATCGCCAGACCGGGGGAATCATGGCCAGCGATGCTGAGCGCAAAGCACTGCGTGCTGCCCTGGGTGAGCGACTTCAAGACGTGTTCCGGGTGTTCGAACCGGATTCAGGCCACTGGAGCTGGTGGGACTACCGCAGCGGCGCCTGGGATCGGGACCGCGGCTGGCGCATCGATCACATTTATCTCTGCGATGAGCTGTTGGGGCTTGCCCGGAGCTGCGTCATCCACAAAGGCATGCGCGGCAACCAGCAACCCAGTGATCACGCACCCGTCAGCGTTGACCTTGACTGGCCGCCATCCGATGACGACGACAGCGATGACCCGCTGTTCTGA
- a CDS encoding FAD-linked oxidase C-terminal domain-containing protein: protein MVHDFSVLERDLRRCLPPRAVVAKRQELLSYDCDGLTLERHCPPLAVLPETTEQVAAVLRCCHQHGVPFVARGSGTGLSGGALVEQQALLVVTSRMRRVLDLDLANHRVTVQPGVINSWVTRAVAGEGFYYAPDPSSQVVCSIGGNVAENSGGVHCLKYGVTSNHVLGLEVVLPDGTTTQLGNGLSESCELDLRGAFIGSEGTLGIATAITLRLLRAPECVNVLLADFATMEAAGEAVRSVTASGLLPAGMEIMDNVTINAVNDFFGYDEYPRDAAAVLLIELDGQVAEVQASAEQADALCRAAGARALRRAQAPTECAVLWKGRKSAFSAVGKITPTYYVQDGVVPRSSLPSVLAAIERLSREHGLPVANVFHAGDGNLHPLILYSLDQPDVERSVKELGAAILRVCLDAGGSISGEHGVGADKRCYLDWMFNPDDLKTMGLLRSAFDPHNRANPGKVLPTPRTCGEAAKRRVTLPAVVELY, encoded by the coding sequence GTGGTCCACGACTTCTCAGTTCTGGAGCGGGATCTGCGCCGCTGCCTGCCCCCTCGAGCCGTTGTGGCCAAACGTCAGGAACTGTTGAGTTACGACTGTGACGGATTGACCCTCGAGCGCCACTGCCCGCCCCTGGCGGTACTGCCAGAAACAACAGAACAGGTTGCTGCGGTGCTCCGTTGCTGCCATCAACACGGTGTCCCTTTCGTGGCTCGGGGCAGCGGCACAGGCCTCTCGGGGGGAGCACTGGTGGAGCAGCAGGCGCTTCTGGTGGTGACCAGCCGCATGCGTCGGGTGCTCGACCTGGATCTGGCGAACCATCGGGTCACGGTTCAGCCTGGGGTCATCAACAGCTGGGTGACGCGGGCCGTAGCCGGAGAAGGCTTTTATTACGCTCCGGATCCCTCCAGTCAAGTGGTCTGCAGCATTGGCGGCAATGTGGCTGAGAATTCAGGCGGGGTTCACTGTCTGAAGTACGGCGTCACCAGCAATCACGTGCTGGGGCTTGAGGTTGTGCTTCCTGATGGAACCACAACCCAATTGGGCAATGGATTGTCGGAATCCTGCGAACTTGATTTACGCGGTGCATTCATCGGCAGCGAGGGCACGCTGGGCATTGCGACGGCCATCACTCTGCGGCTGCTCCGGGCACCGGAGTGTGTGAATGTGCTGTTGGCTGATTTCGCCACGATGGAAGCGGCAGGGGAAGCCGTTCGATCCGTGACCGCCTCCGGTCTGTTGCCGGCGGGGATGGAAATCATGGACAACGTCACCATCAACGCGGTCAATGACTTCTTCGGCTACGACGAATACCCTCGTGATGCGGCAGCGGTTCTGTTAATCGAGCTTGACGGGCAAGTCGCAGAGGTTCAGGCGTCCGCAGAGCAGGCCGACGCTCTTTGTCGTGCCGCAGGGGCCCGTGCCCTGCGGCGGGCCCAGGCCCCCACGGAGTGCGCTGTGCTCTGGAAAGGGCGTAAATCAGCGTTTTCAGCGGTGGGAAAAATTACGCCCACCTATTACGTTCAAGACGGTGTGGTGCCTCGCAGCAGTCTTCCTTCGGTGCTTGCGGCGATTGAGCGGCTCAGCCGGGAGCATGGCCTGCCGGTGGCCAACGTGTTCCATGCCGGCGATGGCAATCTTCATCCTCTGATCCTCTATTCGCTGGACCAGCCCGATGTGGAGCGAAGCGTGAAGGAGCTCGGTGCCGCCATCCTCCGGGTGTGTCTGGATGCAGGCGGCAGCATCAGTGGCGAGCATGGCGTCGGGGCTGATAAGCGTTGCTATCTCGACTGGATGTTCAACCCTGACGACCTGAAAACAATGGGGCTGTTGCGTTCCGCTTTCGATCCGCATAACCGTGCCAATCCCGGCAAGGTGCTGCCCACGCCGCGCACCTGTGGGGAAGCGGCCAAACGCAGAGTCACGTTGCCTGCCGTAGTGGAGCTTTACTGA